TGAAGTCTACATACTATATCCTTCCATCCAATACCTGCTATACAAAAGGAAAACTCTTTTTGGTTGTTGTGTATTATTAAATccaacagaaaagcaacaatCAAAATCACAGTGTACAGTTGTAtgagaatttctgaaaattacaaatataacaggaatatttcaaatattcctAAATATTTGTCCAAAGATAAACACACCTCATAATAATagacaacaacagaaaactccTGACCTAATACTACATCCACAGAAAAAGGCTGTGTAATTTGAGAAATACCTTGAATAACATTATGGGCATGTGTATATGAAGAAAATTTGAAACGAGACCAGACTGAAAGAAGGAACCTTTTTATCATAATGTCCAATGAAAATGTTCTCCGTTATCCTCCACATCCATaattttgttggctttttagTTGAACATTACATCAAATTATAACTGATCAAAATCAGTTCTTAAGCAGAATAATGTTTCATTATTTgtttttgtgaaaaatgaaactttgcTTATAACGAGAATTTGAAATGTCAGTGTTAAGGTTAACTACACAGCCAGGTGATTAAGGAAATGGTTatcatctttcatttttgtagTTTGATATTTCCTGGTTGCGTGCCCAGGTCTTAGAGAGAAGTTTAATCCCATTGAAACTAATAGGAATTTTAGCAGACTCCTCTGCAGGCAAAATGTTCAATTTAGCCAGAAGAGAGTCTCTGTGTTTTCCATTTAATATCTTCTATTTCCCACCAGATGCAgtcttctctgttttcctctgcttgctAATGCATATGTCTCATGAACATCTTTTTAGATGTGCTTTCCTGATGTACTTCTCAGATTATTCTGCATCTCAACTTTTAAGTACTTTCCACACCTGCCTTACGACTTGATTATAGAAGTGATTATAATAGAAAGCATAATATAATTATCATATGTCATCTATTATTAAAATTGTATTGCAATCATTGGAAATGATCATGATAGAAATGATTTTGGTCTATAATTTAATTGCTAGTGGTGACGtctatttcagttaaaaatatagaaaagaaaaagaaatcctatATATTTGGCCTAGTTGTAATGTATCATCAGTCAGAGAAAAATAGATTTCAATCTTTGAAAATTATagtttcagttttcagttaaaaacaaagtgCTCTATTCAATATGAGATTCTGCTGCTATGGATTTCATGTGGAAAGGACTTGGGAACTATAGTGATGTACAACAGTGAAAAGACCTGAAATAAATAGGTAGGATATAAAGAGAACACCATTCTGTCTGGTTatgatctttattttttctacagGTAAGAGATGAGAGGAACATGCTGAAGGTTATTACTCGAATGAACAGAATTTCAATGATTCTGAAATTACTTGTGGAACAGTTCTCAGTTTTGGAAACTATGACTGCATTGGACTTCTTTGATTTCAGGTGAATACTTACTATTCCTCCACAATAATCCATGAGCTGGTAATTCCCGCCCTTAGAACTGATTGTGAATTTTGCATGTGCTCTGGCAGCTTGTAGTACCTGCATCATTCAGCAAGGTGAGAGCATACCTTAGAGAGACAACAGTGATATTAGAGTGCAAGGGTCAATTGAGAAGTTGAGCATGAATGTGAGTCCAGCATGCTCTGCAAAGAAGTACAAGTTAATTGTTGATGTTTGTGTGAGGTGCTGCTGAATGGTTTCAGAGTCAAAAGATAACACAGTAGAAATAGCTCATGGTTCCATTAACAATTTACTTGAAACTTACCACCGCGCCGTTGCAGCAGTATTCCATAGCAAATCATAGAAGTGCTTGGGTGAGAGAAATGTACTCTCCATAGATTATCAAACAGATATTTCAGCTGTCTTGGTTTGCATAGTGTTTCCTTGCTTCGTGTTTTAGTGGGTCTGCAGTGCTGGAGGCTTTAAGTGGCTGAAGGAAGCATTgctgtctcttctttctccccaaTAACTTCTGCTCTCCAGTAGCTGCCCGGTGTATTGCTGGGCTGGATGGTTGGTAGCCCCTCTGCCTTCTGCCCAGGCTTTCTTTGGGATCCCTTGGCTTGCCTCACCTCTCCCATGGCATTTCGATCTGTTCCCTCACTTTGGCTAGGTCCTTCCACTACACTACCATGTGCGACAGCTTCACCCACTGTCTCTCTTGCTGTTTTTGTTCTGCTGGTGTCACCGACCCGTCTGACTCGTGACCTCAGTGCCGTCCAGCATCCCATCCACTTCTGCATTGTTTTAGTGccctttcctctctgtccttTAATGTTCCCTAACTAAAAAGTATATGAAACTACAATTTTGCTTCTCTTGGAAGTTTGAAACATCCGTATCATCTAGCATTACACTACAGCAGGGGAAAGCCATGGGCCAATCGTCTGTTTTGATGCAttcttgcttctgcttttcaacAACATACTGTTATTTGATAAGCAAACATAAGATCAAATCTATGCTTTATTTCTGACAAATCTTATATTTGCAATTCAGAGTGCATTACAATTATGTAGCAATGTGGGATTTCAGATTACTtttattagtcttttttttttttttttttcatggtcaCGTGATTTAACTCTGAAAGAATCCCATTAATGAATCCCTCAAGCAAAACCCactaaatgtttttctgaacaTTATTCTATTATATACATAGCAATTATTCTGTATAACAAGcctatttaaaatgcattcattgGCACTTTAATGATGTGGAAATTTTTGTAATAGCTATTTGGGGTGAAGCTGCTCATTCTGTCTGGAAAGGAAATGATATTCACTAACATCTCCTCCTGTACATCACACACACaaagctgccattttaaaacacagtacAAACATAAGTGTATGCACAAACAATATATAGCTAGAAAAGTAGAATATGTTATACATACATTGTAGTTGCATTAAAATAgcttggcttttttcttttcttaattgcaatcatagaaaaaaatgctcagaTATCCGATATtcttcaaatataaaatatgtatttttttattttgttgagaACCAGAGAACACCATCATTGTAAAATAATATCCTGCATTTTtgtatcttcttttcttctgttcccaAAGATACTACCTAAGCCCAGCCTCAGGTTTTCAGAGCCTGCAGTTTCGCTTGCTAGAGAACAAAATTGGTGTTCCCCAAAGTCTGAGAGTCCCCTACAATAGGAGGCATTATCGAGATAACTTCAAGGGACAGGATTATGAATTACTGCTTAAATCAGAGCAAGAACCAACGCTACTGCAACTTGTGGAGGTAACAATGTCTGTCTTagagcttgctttgttttcccccATCTCCCAAGAATGTCCTTCATTGGTGTTAGTGACAAATTCTTCTTCCTTGAGAGAAGCAAGCATGCTGGCAATTTCCCAGTcagttgtgttttggattctTACCAAATTTAGTATGAAAAAGAGTAAGTCATTAGTAAACCAATTGACTTTTCACAGCATTTCCTCTTGTCTGAAAAGTCTGTTAAACTAGTAAATTGCATTGTGGATGTATGAGCTAAGAACATAAATGTACTGTTtcatttgcattgtttttcaCAATGATAAATCCTTTTtagaagaaaactttaaaaatatttccactgtTAGTGATAGCTATTagagaggttaaaaaaaagaaaaggaaaaatgacaacccaaaatggaaaggaaaaaaggtgttTAACAAATGTTTCATTATCTCTTACCTTGATTTAATTTGTCTCAGTGTTATGAATGACTCACAGTAATTTCTCTAACTCCCTTGTCATTTTCATACACAAAATTTACATAATTTTCTAAAGAATAATGCAGTATAAACCTCAATAAAAGCATCCACTCTTATTAGCCCTATCCATTTGTCTAATGGCACCTGATACAGAATATATAAGAAATTTCTCTAGCTTTTCCTCATTCTTTAAGACTTAATGCTCTTTTATCTTTCAGATGAGAAGGAGCTAAAGTAAGTGATGTCTAAAGGGAGTTTAACCATAAAGattcctaatttttttcccctcctaatttcatttccattattaaaaggaaatcaaagaGAAAGTCTTGTATCATCACATACTGTGGCATAAGTTAATGACAGACTGCTTGATCAGTATTCATCCTGTCTGACATGATAAAAACTGGTTGTATAGATGAGATTTACCTTTACAATTATCCTACATATGTGGCATAAGATTGTTTTCCTCTATCTATAAGGGAGTTGATTTTAAAGATACTCTTAGAATGAGACAGCTTTTGTCTTCCAACAGTGATCATTTAACCTGGAACCTGTGAGTGTGTTTGCACGGCACCATTATGCAGGTATAAGTCATCTATGTGGACATCCTTACTCCAGCAATAAGCACCTCTGAGGGatattaaaccacaacagctgtAGCAGCATAATTTATGTTGCTATAACTTGTAATTCTAGGGTAATGTGCTTGCACTGTTAATGTTTGaacacattattattattattaaaggCATGGCTGGAAAGAACTCCGGGACTCGATGCAGAAGGATTTGATTTCTGGGGACAATTTGAAGTGAATGTTTTAAAAGGTCTAGAAGAGGAATTTGCCTTGGTGCAGGTATATAGTGACTCTTGATCTAGCTATAAGAAAAGACAGCTGGCAAAATGACATCCTGGCATAAATTTTACTTTTGGCCCGCTCCCAGTTTCTTACTCACTTCACTTAATCTTCAGCAGCCTCTGTctgcaagaagcagaaaaatttgCAAATTTTTCAGGAAATCTGAATAAGTTTGTAATTTGACATCTAAGATGGTTTAAAGCATGTAATACCTGGATGATTTTGatcacaaaaggaaagaaacagtatCAATGGAAGGGTTGAAATTGATTTTACTGAAACTACAACTTCACCTTTAGTTAGTGCTTGCATCTATGGTTCAGAGTAAACACAAATTTTGGGCCCCTGACCTGCAAGTATAGAGTGTCACTATAAACAGCCCATTTCTATTTAACAGTATGTGGCAATTTGCTGCTATGTGATCATTTGACTTACACTGGCAAATAAGCACAGGAAAATCCCTGAATATTGTAAGACCTGTAGCTCTAAGtacattttaaatggaaaaaaccccaccgtAACATATGAACTAATCAATTTCCTGAGAATATCTGTTTACAACTTTCTAACTTATCtaaacttttttatttacaaCTTTATTACCCATAGCTGTGCAAGGATGTCTTCTTTTTgccttaacaaaaaaaaaaaaaagaaaagacttcagACTAATGAAGATTAAGTGTTTTTAAGGCCTCTAGTCtgaaagaaaagtcttttgGTCTAAGCTGCCATTTTATTTGAACACTGATTCATCTGAATTGTGTTGACAGCTATTTAATTGTACATTTTGTGGTAATTGTGCTTTTTAAGGGACAGTGATTCAGTGACTCATTTATCTTGTTTGAAACTACAgttcttacatttaaaatgtaaacttaTGGAGTATTTATGATGAAAATAGAAGTTACATCACGGGTCATTCAAGTGCTTAATTTTCCCCATTGAATTCTAAAacctctttttgttttaaatatcaaaGGCCAAAccagaatcagaagaaaaagatgatgaCTTATCTGAATTCCAAAAACAGAAAGATGTGTTACTTTCATTATTTGATGAAAAACGCCATGAACACCTGCTTAGTAAAGGTAGATTGTATTAATATATGTCTAtagcactttttattttttatacatgatatatatatataatcatATAATAGCATTAAATTTGCAGAAGAATCAGTAACAAACTAAGGACAGTTGTATTTTGCAGGAGAAAGACGACTGTCTTATAAAGCACTGAAGGGAGCCTTAATGATCTACTTCTACAGGTAATGTTAGAAGATAGATCTTTAATGCTTACTGGCAGGAGGAGAGGTTGAAGGTTAAGGACAGCAGCACCAAATTTATTTAGGTTGGAATGGGCCTTGGAAAGtaatctagtccaaccctccaCAAACCCCCAGATTAGTTAGATCCATCTTGAAGGTCAGATCGGGCTGCTCGGGGCTTTGACCCATTGAGTTTTGAATATCTGCAAGGAAGGAGGTTACACGGCCTCTCTGGGCAGCCGGTTCTTGTCCGACCAAATGCTGCCCCTCAGACTGAAACTAGCAAATGTCTTGTTCAGACTGTTCTACAAAGTGTCCTAGAAAGATTTAGAGTATTTTTCCAAGTATGAGGGAAAAGGCACATGTCAAGACTTACATGGCAGAAGCATTTGTTAGAATACCTACTGTCATTTCAATACCAATTCAGGAAAAATGTATGTTAAGTCACTATTACACATTGGTGAATCActactttgaaaaatacagcacattGTGAGAGGTCTCActgtcttctctttcattttccaagGGAGGAGCCTCGTTTCCAGGTTCCCTTTCAGCTTCTTACCTCCCTTATGGATATCGATGTGCTCATGACCAAGTGGAGATGTAAGTTTCACTTTCTGACTTTCTGTAACACTCCCTCTTTTAGATGCAAGTAAATTGTTCTGTTTCACCCTCTTTTAGACAAGTTATACCTAGAGTTATTAGAATTGAGCTTCTGAGTTCATCCTTTAGGaatgacatttttttgtttttactttggCCAAAGGGAAAGATGAACACCCGCTTCTGTCATCAGTAGACACATAGGTATAGCTATTGCTTCTATGACATGCTTTAAGATAGGTGAACAATTTTATTCAAGAGACAGGCATGTATTTTCCAATGTCTCCCAAAATGTCCTCATGAGATTTCTTCATATGCAAACAttctttctgctccttcccTATCTAGACATCCATAAATTAATGTATTAATACTGTATTAACAGAgcataatatataaaaattataattatcAATTACAaataagtatatatatttttatatattattttatatacaatGTATAATTATTGTATTAACAATAATTTTATATTAGTTGACTGAAGAGTGGCATAATTAACTCCTTCATTGCTGAAGACCTAGTAGTCCTGTATCTCTCTAAAGACCTCTGTACAATCTTTAATATTTCAGCGATGCACCTTGATGTGACCCTTTGCTTCTATCTTAACACTGAACACACGCCCTGTCCTTTTGTATTCCTTAGATAACCACGTTTGCATGGTGCACAGAATGATTGGCAGCAAGGCTGGCACCGGAGGCTCATCTGGCTACCAGTATTTGCGCTCAACAGTGAGGTAAGGAGAATGCGTTTCCCCCATTACCTGCAATAATGCAGTTTGTAGATACTGTAATGCCTGGAGGCAGATTTCAGACAGCTCACTGGAGGCCAGAGGGCTGTTGTTTCTCTTTTGGGACTCCAGCATTTCCTCCTGGCTGTTGCACATTTACTTATCGGTCAGGTTGATGTATATAAATTCCAAGCCTTTTGGGGCAAAAAGAACTCCTTTTGATCACTCGTGCAAAGTGCCATATATAATTCTCAGTCAAGGGATCTAGGTGTTACtgtaatagcaataataatgaTCCTGCACTGTTCAATTTGCGTGCAAGCTAGCCTGAATTAATGAGGCGATACAGGCTGGAAGTGAGTCCCATCTACAGTGCAACTGATGATGGTTTCTTTATTCCTTAGCGTGATCTCCCATTGTACAACCTAAGGTACTTCAATTTAGGATTGAATATATTCTTAAAGCTGATAGTAATCAATACTCTCAAGCTGTGCAGGCAACAATGAGAAACATGTTTCCTCCTGTTggatgaagcagaaaagaaacttaaaaggGATAGTTGCGGCCTGAGCGCAGAACTCTCTGAATGcgtagaacttttttttttacacaaaattTGAGGATTCAGCTAGTTAGGCAATTTAAGCCTTTTAGGTGCAGCTATGTCCTGGCAGTCCTGAACAACATTATGTCAAAAAGCACGAGGGTATTTAGAACATCTTTTTCTAAGAGGACCTTCTTTGAAGTTTGTTTTCTACAAACAAAAATAGGAACCGTACATAGCTGGTGACTGCCATGTATGGCTGTGGGCAACGATTCCCATCACAACCATCATAACAGAGGGTGGAACAGAAAGCAGACGGTTAGATTGAATTAGAAGATTAAAGGTTCACTGTCTTTTTCAGCAAGCCTCCTCACTCTTCCTTAATTTCAGGTTAAGATTCTTCCTAGATAAATTCTACTTCATATCTACCATGAGAGTGGAGGCCTGGAGATTATAGCCTACATActctgcattttcagaagaaaggtgTGACTATAGCAACCGTATTTCCTTGTTACGTCTAATCTGCTATGCCCTAGAAACGGGATTGGATTCTTACTCTGGAATATTCAGGAGGAGGGTTAGTGCAGAAAccttattaaataaataaaagagatGGAATGATTCCTGAGGATTTTGAAATTATGGCCTTCTATGCCAGTACCGCAGTATTAATTATTCCGATTGTCTTTTTCAGTGACAGATACAAGGTGTTTGTGGATTTGTTCAATCTTTCAACATTTCTAGTGCCAAGACACTGGATACCAAAGATGAACCCAACCATTCATAAATTCCTCTACACGGCAGAATACTGCGACAGCTCCTATTTTAGCAGCGACGACTCTGACTAGCCTGCCTTTCTAGAGTGGTTGCTGTAAAGAACTTCAGGACTTTCACCTCGAGTGGTGCTATCCCTCAGATACAACCACTATTCTCACAGAATGTGGGTgtgtaaatatgtatttatgtgtGACAGCTATGTGAATAGTATGATGGGCTTGTGGAACAAACTTAAttgtttgtagaaaaaataatctgtattgAGTTAGCCTATATTAAGACTAAAATGATACCCCAATTCAACTCAAATGACCAATTTAACTTTTAGCTGGCTTCTTAAAACCTACACGtacagagagggagaaaattATACAGAATTATCACGATCATGTTTTACTTGtacatatttttgtatttgtttgccTAATGGCTATTATTAATTTACTTCTAGTTGAGGACATAATTAGTCTCATCACCTTTGGAAGAATATTAGTTTCTGAGCTCTAGTGGAATTTCAAAAGGAATTTTGGGTTAAGAATTTCAAGAgctaaatttaaagaaataagtcCTGAATCTGTAGAAGAAACCCAAGCGTCTTGAACTTTTACATGTATCAAGAATCATGTTGCTATCTATGTGTTACATGTGAATGTAAATCCCTTCCCTATACTGTTAAGAATAGCAGATATAAGTAAGTACTTACTTTGCACTTCAAATAAAGCAGTATTAAAGCTCgtctttgcttcagtcttctAAATCAAGCATGAAGTTCAAACAACAGTCTGACAGGCATTTGAAGtgttttttattcaaaatatcaTTGAAATAAGGATAAAATTGATATATAATAAAAGTGAAGCAAATTTGGCCATAGAATATTGATAAAGCCATTTTGCCATCTCATTAGATGGCCTCTCGTCTTTTTAAACGCTTCCCTTGGAAATACACACATGCTGTAGGCCTTTATTTCTGGTGAGTTGCTCTGTACCTTAGTGCTTTAGGTACTTATGCCTGGTTGTACCACCAAAAACACTGCTGAAACATCTGTGTTTGATATATTATAACAACATTACTCTTATCAATGCCAATTAGGAACTTTGGCTATTGTTTTCCAGTTATGGAAGTGTGCTATTTGTTGTCTGTAAGCTGCTAAGGGAAGGCCATGCTACAGAAGACTATAAGACTACAGACGACTTCCTCTTTTGTTAATCTGAAGTTTTCAGCCAGTTCAGCAGAACCTGAAGTAGTGAAACATCGGACTTAGtcttcctttcatttaaaatactaacACTTAGAAGCAGGACTAAAATGGCAATACTTACAATAGACAAATATGAACACTTATTGCATTTCTCATAAAAAGGTTACAATACACTGACCTATTAACATGGAACAGTAATGGAGTGCAAAAATAACATAATTGCTTCAACACTTTTCATTGTAGTGCTTCATAAAAGATACAGGTAAAGCATTCCAAATGAAAGATTCAGAGCATTTTTGAATTACATGTTTGATTATGAATTCTAGCTACATTTGCCTGCAACTGCAGTGTTACAGGTACAGCAAAGCTGGAACCCCTTTTTGATTCACAGCAAGTCCCACCTATGAATTCAATTAACGTAGGGAAATTTAACACCTACTCTATTTGGAGTATTCTGTAATTGCTGACTTTCTAACGGTGGCAAATATATATTAACAAACTGCACCCTCaccatttttttctataataaataagttttttaatttttgctctgCAACTGGCTTCACTGTTAGTTGAGAagtagagaaaagagaaggcacGGAACTGACACAGGTCTCAAAGCATGGTAAGCCTGATTTGCAGACATACATCCTGACAGGACACAGGATGTTAAACCACTAGAACTGCCTCCATTTGTCTAAATACAGTTACTTCTTACTTTTCTAACCATCTAACAACGGAATGCAGAAGACACTGATATTTCAGGCACTTTCTAAAACATGGTCCCTGCACTGAAGAGCTCTGAAATTACATGTACCCAATAAAGGTCTGAAGACAGaaactgaaggactgcagcacTTCAGAGACACTCAGAAAACAGTTCTGACTATCCATTTCCCTCCTCTACTCTTCtaacttcagagaaaaagtAGGATTTCacaaaaaagaggaagacaaaatgTGTCTGTCTGTCAGAGGTGCTAGGAAAGCCAAGTATCAAAGAATAatagaatattttcttccaatTGCCCTTCCTCCTGGCCCAATAAAAGCAGACCTAATCATGGTGGTTCTTATAGTCAAAGCATTTCAATTATAGTCTGTCATAATACTGATTATTTGATCCAAATTCCTTATCATTTGTCattgtttctttccttgcaagattttttttatggaGCAGTATTCAACTCCTGGATAGAGTTCACACTCGCAGTTTCAGTCCACCTTTGTGACTTCTCTTTGCATACTCTGCAGTTGATTCTGAGTCTTCTTATCCCATGAGAGATTTGATGTGCAACACACATtccaaataaaaacatttttaaaaactctagCCAAACCATTCCTGTACTGTCTAAAAGCAGAAATTGCCCTTACAGCAGTTTcttgttttagaaaatgttgTTTTGAAGTAAATCTTCATATACAGTGTGTATCCAAATGATACTTGTGGTCTTTGGCCAGTAAGTGTCAAACAAATACTGATGAAACTGTATCTGCTATACctacaaatgaaacaaaaatttttttttaaataaatactggAAGTGGAGACTTGCCAGAAGTAAGTTCCCAGAATTCATATTCATATAATGCCCTCTCTCCTCCATGCCATGACAGTAGATGAACTGCTGGGGGTGGGTAACAAGTGGGGAGGCAGGGAATCAGGTGCAacccttttatttcttccttgccTGACACTGTTTATAGTTGAGATttgctctcctccttcctctgctttcatgttCAAAACTTTAGATCCCTTCTGAGGATTCAGCATTGATCCAATATGGGTGCTGGAAAGCAATCTAAACCTTGATATCCTCCTCCATTTTAATCATATGCATTTGCAATGTATAAACAACATCAAGCTATGCAGCTTTGAAAACTCACCAAGAGACTAGAGATAAATTCCATTACAAGACACATTTTTGAACACTCATGCacatacaaatacagaacaaactAGTCTTTTATTCATGCTCAGTTCTTTTTGTATTGTTGTACTCCTTCCAGCACTAAAAGCAAAGTCTGACTACAGCCTGTGAAGGTATCAAAGGCTGATGGCTCTTACACCCTCAAAAGTGGTGTCAGAGCACCTCTAAATCAGAAGACAACAAGAGAGCCACTACTAGCCTTTGCTCCATTGTTCTTCTGTGGCATACTACAGCATATGTGAAAGATCCTGCTTTTTGAGAAAGCGGATTTTGAAAACAACACATCCATTCTTCCTGACAACCTCAACAATTGACTTACTTGCTTTAGTTATCACTACTTCTAAATTTCTCTTTCCAAATAGTTTGTTTACACAACAACAGTAAGAACAGAAGTTTCAGGAACATGGAAAAGCTATGATTGGATACATTGTCCTGATCTTTACTGACTACAGGCAAACTGAATATTATCTATTCTTATTTGCAGATGATTCACATCATCTAACACCTTTTACAATGACAGAGAGCTACTGTGAAACATACGTGGAAAGGAAAGCCAACAGAAGATCTCCACTGTTAATCTAACAGACAAAAATTCAGCGGACACATACCACTTACTATGTAGTAGTCCAAGCCCAGCAATTTGGCTCAGCAATCTTTGCTGGTAAATAGGAGCTTCACCTGCCTTACCTCCCCCCTATCCACCCACTAAGATGAAACTGGGTATTTAACACTACAAA
The Haliaeetus albicilla chromosome 1, bHalAlb1.1, whole genome shotgun sequence DNA segment above includes these coding regions:
- the TDO2 gene encoding tryptophan 2,3-dioxygenase, giving the protein MSGCPFAGNSYLLNFNKLSLEDDKDDKSQEGINKASKGGLVYGDYLQLNKILNAQELQSEKKGNKIHDEHLFIVTHQAYELWFKQILWEMDSVRVIFQNGHVRDERNMLKVITRMNRISMILKLLVEQFSVLETMTALDFFDFRYYLSPASGFQSLQFRLLENKIGVPQSLRVPYNRRHYRDNFKGQDYELLLKSEQEPTLLQLVEAWLERTPGLDAEGFDFWGQFEVNVLKGLEEEFALVQAKPESEEKDDDLSEFQKQKDVLLSLFDEKRHEHLLSKGERRLSYKALKGALMIYFYREEPRFQVPFQLLTSLMDIDVLMTKWRYNHVCMVHRMIGSKAGTGGSSGYQYLRSTVSDRYKVFVDLFNLSTFLVPRHWIPKMNPTIHKFLYTAEYCDSSYFSSDDSD